The genomic DNA CGATTCTGAAAAAAACTGATCTGACAAAGAGCTATACTCGTCCTGAGTATAAACCGATCCTTCAGAATCTTCAGGAAGAACTGCGTAATCTTCAGGTTGAGATATATAATCACAAAATTCCGGTTGCTATTGTGTTCGAGGGATGGGATGCTGCAGGAAAAGGAGGCTGCATTATCCGGCTTGCAGAGTCATTTAATCCCAGGGGATATATTGTAGAGCCCATCGGTCCCCCAAATGACTGGGAAAAGATGCATCATTACCTGTGGAGGTTTTATACACGGTTCCCAAGGAAAGGTCATATCACCATCTTTGATCGGAGCTGGTACGGCCGGGTACTGGTGGAGCGGGTTGAGGGATTCTGTTCTGAGTCCGAATGGCAGCGGGCATACCATGAAATAAATGTCATGGAGGATGAACTTACCAGAGAAGGAACTATCCTCATAAAATTCTGGCTGCATATTGACAAAGATGAACAACTCAGGCGATTTGAGGAACGTCAGAATACCCCGGAGAAAAACTGGAAAATAACTGAAGAAGACTGGAGAAACCGGGAAAAATGGGACCAGTATGAACGTGCAGTAAATGCCATGATCCGTCGGACAACAACCATACAGGCCCCTTGGACGATAATTCCTGCAAACAATAAGTATTATGCACGAATAGCAGTTCTGGAAACCGTCCGATCGGCTATGCAGAAACGATTAAAAGAGATGAAATAATATCCGGCCTCTTTAAGAACCGGAAAATAATTTATTTTTAAGTTCTTCACACCGGGCCTTATGGGTTTCAAACCGGTGGACGAATTCATGCAATTCCGGAATCTCAAGATCAGTCTCAATAGTCCCGTCCCGCTGAATCGGGTATATTCTTCCCAGAATCTCAATAAGGCGCTGCTCTACCTGCACCCGTTTTAAGAGTTCCCCATACTCGTCAACATCTGCAGGACTACCGCCATTCTGCAGGGCACGCTCCTTTTCACGATTTATCTCGGCATTCCTTGCTCCGACTCCGTCGATCGATCTGATAAGGTCTGGAAGGCGTACAGGTTTTATAAGGTAATCATCAATCTGGTCACCATACCGGAGGACATCCTTTATTGTCAGGCTTTTCCCGGTCTGCATAATAATCGGAACAGTCCGTGCCTGCTCATGTTCCTTGATATGCAGAAGGGTCTCCCACCCGTCCATCGGCTTCATCATGACATCGAGGATGATGATATCAGGCACATCCTCATAGACCATAGTAATGGCTTCCTGCCCACTCAGTGCACCACGGGCATCAAACCCCTGTTGCTTTAAGGTTTCGACAAAGGCCATCTTGAGGAGGGCTTCGTCATCAACATACAGGACTTTCAGTCTTTTCCCCACAATCGTTCACCACCCCTGGGACCTGATACGGTTCACCGCACCCCGGTATTATTGTAGACAGTATTGTCCGCGATCATGATATCAGTTTTTTCTCATCAACATCGGTGAGTCCCACACCCTGATCAGGGTTGACATCCTCCTTCATGATGGCACGGGTCTCATCCTCAATGGACTTGACAACTTCCATGATCCGCTCTGCAGTGGGAATATCTCCCAGAAGACTCTCGTCTAGCGGAACATCATACACCTCCTTGTCATCCATGGATTCAGTCGCACCCAGATACTTCGCTCCCTGCTTAATGAGACTTGATATCTCGAAGGGGAAGATGATCTTGGTTGCCTGGCCGTTTGCCATCGTTTTTAATGCATCAAAGGAAAGGACCGTAATTGCACGCTTATCAAGAGACCTGGACCCGAGTGCCAGTATCCGCAGACCCTGTGACTCTCCCTGTGCACGCAGGATCTGTGACAGCCGTTCTCCTTCAGCTTTCAGGATCTTACTCTGCCGTTCTCCTTCAGCCTCCAGGATCATACTCTTCTTCAGACCTTCAGCCTTCAGGATAGCAGAGCGTTTTTCTCCATCCGCACGAAGAATTGCAGCTCTCCGCTCCCGTTCTGCTGCGGTCTGTTCAGTCATGGCCTGTTTGACCGTCCCAACCGGATCAACTTCCTTGATCTCAACACGTTCAACTTTCACACCCCACTGATCAGTCTCACGGTCAAGAATGTCACGAAGTCTCGTATTGATGCTTTCACGGTTGTAGAGCACTTCATCAAGCTCCATGTCACCAATAATGCCACGAAGACTTGTCTGTGCAAGGGCAACGGTTGCCATCCGGTAATTTGAAACCTCAAAGAAAGCTTTCTCAGGATCAACCACACGGATGTATACAATTGCGTCAACATTTGTCGGGGAGTTATCCTTCGTAATCACCTCCTGGCTTGGAACATCCATCACCAGAGTTCTGAGATCCAGCTTGACGACCTGGGTGATGAGCGGGATAACCCACCGGAAACCAGGGTTCATCCTCCCGATATATCTCCCCAGACGGATCTGCAGGCCCTGCTCATATGGCTGGACAATAATCACACCGCGGGCAAAGATGATCAGAATTACAATTACCAGAAACAGGGTTACAAGAGTTTCAAAAACTGCCATTTATTCCTCCTCCACAACAATATGCACACCCTGCGAAGCAATAACTTTCACTTTTGCCCCTTCAGGGATGATGCCGGACTTTGATTTCGCACTAAATATCTGACCTTCAACAGATACTTTTCCAGACAGGGTTTCTTCATCCGCAGGATTTAATACCCTGCCGGTTCTTCCTACCAGTGAATCCATACTGATAGTCAGGGGTTTTTCATCCCCCGGGGTCAGACGGCTGTACAGATATACCGTCACTATGGCTGCCAGAAGGGCGATACCTATGCCCAATACAATACCATACGTGGATGAGAAGATATCTACCCCGAGTATCACCAGCACGCCGATAATGAGCAGGACCGTTCCCGGGACCAGGAGAAAAAAACCCGGCGAGAAGACCTCAAGGACAAAGAACAATGCACCAAAGAGGACGATGATCCATCCATATGAGAAATCTTCAAAAACCATATGGTATTCTTGTCAGGATGGAAGAAAAAGTTGTGTATATGTGATTTAAGACTGGAATCTCAATTTCTCAGGAGAGCCAGTTTATCCCCTCGTTTCACTCCGAGCTCTTCAGCAATCGGATCACATTTCGCTGCCAGGAGATACGCAACGGGAGGAAGACCCTGCTCTTCCCGAAGGCTTTCGTAATTTGCCATGCCCTTTGATATGATAAGCGAACACCGGTCAAGCGCGAGCAGGAGTTCATCTGACATCAGATCAAACCGAATCCCGTGTTCAACCCCTGCACCAGTTGTAAGCAACCGGGCAACCTTCTTGTCCAGACCCAGACGGATGGCATCTTCCATGGTTGCATCATTGAGAATCGGCTTGTCCCTAACGACCAACGTTATGCGGCTGCCATGTGCAGTAAGCCAGGAGATTAGAGCCTGGTCAAAGACAATCTCCCCGCAATTATCCGTAAAATAGACAATATCACTGCAGAGCGGGAATATCCGATCAGTATCATCAACCACAAGGCCCTTTGTAAATTCCTCATCAAAGTATGATACAAAATCGCTCCTGACTTCGTGATCCTTCACCCCGTAATCAAACATGTTGCCGATTACGCTGGCAATAACATGCTCCCGAAAACCGATAAGACGCCCGGATACAGCCTGTAATATCTGAATTGAAACTTCTTCGGATGCCTGCTTGAGCGCATAAAAAGGGTCATCGTTATTCAACCGCTGATAGATAACACGATGCAGAGCAGACGCAACCATCGGATGGGTCCAGGGAGTTTTGTGCAAAAACCGGATAATCTCCTCTGCGTGCTCAGGAATATCAGAATATTTCTTTTTATCAACATTTGCCAGTTCAATCTCCAGATCAACTCTGGATAAAAGGCAGTCATAACAACGTGGGTCATGTATCATATCATTACCCGAAAAACAAAATGGGGCCATCGAGATTCGAACTCGAGTCAGAAGACCCCCAGTCTCCTAGGATGCCAGGCTACCCTATGGCCCCGTTCCATACTATTTTCTCAGCTGTCCCATATGTACTTAACCATAGTATTCTACACTCCAACAGGCAGGAGCAGGATTCCAAGGGGGAAAGATCGCTGGTACGCATACGCCCTATGGGAGTTGTATCATGTCACCGCTGATATCCTCATAAGGCAAAACAACAAACCATTAAATAATATAGCTCTGTGACTATATCGTATTATCAGCAGGTAGCGGGAGCCGGGTATGCTAAAAGAGAAGATTGCAGGAATAATTGAGAGTATCAGGTTGATTGAAGGGGTCAGATTATGTGCACTCGTATCCCGTGACGGTATTATGCTTGGCCGGTACTCTGCCGGCGACTTTAATGAAGCATGGTTTGCTGCGATGTGTGCAACGCTCCTCGCCTCTGCAGAGTCAGCAGCCGTCATCGTGAAAGTCCAGTCTCCTGATATGGTGACCATCCATTCTTCTGACGGGATACTCATCATTATAGGAGCCGGAGAAAAGATACTGTTAGCAGCGCTGGTAGACCCTGCCTGGGACCTGAAACATATGACCGGAATGCTCCGGGAGATTGCGGAAGACGTGGGAGGAACGTTCTGATGTCAACAATACTGGTGATCGATGACAGCCCGTTTATCGTCGATATTTTTGTAACCATGCTGGAAAGAGGGGGCTATACAGTATACTCGGCAAATAGCGGCCCTGAAGGAATTGATCTGTTAAAAACCGTAACACCTGACCTGATTCTGCTTGATATTATGATGGAACCCATGGACGGATGGGAGACCCTTGTCGCCATCAAGCAGAACTTTGCAACAAAAGACATTCCGGTCATGATGCTGACGGCAAAACAGCTGACTCCACAGGAGGCACAGGAGTATGGAATGTATATCGAGGACTATATCTTAAAACCGGTCACGCATTCCGAACTCTACGCTGCAATTGAAGGGGTCATCAACCGGAGGAAGCAGATAGCCGAAGATATGACCAGGGCAAAAGAAGGTGGGTTTGAGGATGCTCTCATCAATGAATATGGGAGGCTTGTGAAGAGTACCGAGATCACCAAACGGCTCCTGAAACTTCTCTCATCAACCTATGACCTCTCAGACCCGTCGATGAAGTTCTCTGATGATATCAATATCGCCATAAAAAGTATGGAAACCAATATGAAATTTCAGGAGCAGCGCCTGATCCAGATCCGCGAGATATTTTCAGGAGCTGCCTGACACTCTCTTCTTCACCCCACTTCTTCCTGACATCTCCCACACTATGAAGTAAGAATACAAGCTAACCTCTTCTTCTATGTTTGATCTCGTGTGCATCGGTTGTGGTGCAACATACCAGTCTGATGCCGTTATATACACCTGCAAAAAGTGCGGACACCTTCTTGAGGTCAGGTATGACCTTGCCAATATCAATATTACCAGGAAGGACTGGCAAAAACGCCCGATTTCGGTCTGGAGATATCGTGAACTGCTTCCCGTAGCTGGTGAACCGGTTACCCTGCAGGAAGGAGGAACTCCCCTGTACCATCTCAAGCGTATCGGAGAT from Methanospirillum hungatei JF-1 includes the following:
- a CDS encoding response regulator, producing MGKRLKVLYVDDEALLKMAFVETLKQQGFDARGALSGQEAITMVYEDVPDIIILDVMMKPMDGWETLLHIKEHEQARTVPIIMQTGKSLTIKDVLRYGDQIDDYLIKPVRLPDLIRSIDGVGARNAEINREKERALQNGGSPADVDEYGELLKRVQVEQRLIEILGRIYPIQRDGTIETDLEIPELHEFVHRFETHKARCEELKNKLFSGS
- a CDS encoding SPFH domain-containing protein, whose translation is MAVFETLVTLFLVIVILIIFARGVIIVQPYEQGLQIRLGRYIGRMNPGFRWVIPLITQVVKLDLRTLVMDVPSQEVITKDNSPTNVDAIVYIRVVDPEKAFFEVSNYRMATVALAQTSLRGIIGDMELDEVLYNRESINTRLRDILDRETDQWGVKVERVEIKEVDPVGTVKQAMTEQTAAERERRAAILRADGEKRSAILKAEGLKKSMILEAEGERQSKILKAEGERLSQILRAQGESQGLRILALGSRSLDKRAITVLSFDALKTMANGQATKIIFPFEISSLIKQGAKYLGATESMDDKEVYDVPLDESLLGDIPTAERIMEVVKSIEDETRAIMKEDVNPDQGVGLTDVDEKKLIS
- a CDS encoding NfeD family protein, which codes for MVFEDFSYGWIIVLFGALFFVLEVFSPGFFLLVPGTVLLIIGVLVILGVDIFSSTYGIVLGIGIALLAAIVTVYLYSRLTPGDEKPLTISMDSLVGRTGRVLNPADEETLSGKVSVEGQIFSAKSKSGIIPEGAKVKVIASQGVHIVVEEE
- a CDS encoding damage-control phosphatase ARMT1 family protein — its product is MIHDPRCYDCLLSRVDLEIELANVDKKKYSDIPEHAEEIIRFLHKTPWTHPMVASALHRVIYQRLNNDDPFYALKQASEEVSIQILQAVSGRLIGFREHVIASVIGNMFDYGVKDHEVRSDFVSYFDEEFTKGLVVDDTDRIFPLCSDIVYFTDNCGEIVFDQALISWLTAHGSRITLVVRDKPILNDATMEDAIRLGLDKKVARLLTTGAGVEHGIRFDLMSDELLLALDRCSLIISKGMANYESLREEQGLPPVAYLLAAKCDPIAEELGVKRGDKLALLRN
- a CDS encoding roadblock/LC7 domain-containing protein, which produces MLKEKIAGIIESIRLIEGVRLCALVSRDGIMLGRYSAGDFNEAWFAAMCATLLASAESAAVIVKVQSPDMVTIHSSDGILIIIGAGEKILLAALVDPAWDLKHMTGMLREIAEDVGGTF
- a CDS encoding response regulator, with the protein product MSTILVIDDSPFIVDIFVTMLERGGYTVYSANSGPEGIDLLKTVTPDLILLDIMMEPMDGWETLVAIKQNFATKDIPVMMLTAKQLTPQEAQEYGMYIEDYILKPVTHSELYAAIEGVINRRKQIAEDMTRAKEGGFEDALINEYGRLVKSTEITKRLLKLLSSTYDLSDPSMKFSDDINIAIKSMETNMKFQEQRLIQIREIFSGAA